The window cacatgcactttttaacaaattagataattatttcctaaaatgacCTTTTACCTACCATGTTAATAATaccaattgataattttttgttatgtgagaattgatataaaaaaaataaatattaacttttaattcgTTAAATGACActagtagaaaatatagattCAAGAaacaattagaaataaaatgggagtcaatattttatttcattttatttttaaatttttaagttttttggttttaattgtatttaatttttaaacattttagttttaattatatttttaatttttaaaatttcttattttattgttgatgttaactaacaaaatttttattcaattttgttaaaaaaaaaaaaaaaaaaagagaagagagtagatttatataatacatgacataaaaccattattaattagggaattaaaaaaaatttacttattACTCGAggatactaaaaaaattttcaaaatgatttatatctgatattatataataaaaaaataataatatatttatttataacatttatcaaattaacatgataaattattaaatattattgttaAGTAAAATGTATTTGAGGAAATAATGatctaatttataaataaaaaaaaattgcatatattttaaaatatttttaaatgaataaatataaaattaatttataaaagttgaactttactttttttatattttttgaaattagtgagtcaaaacccatttttccttatattaaatatatatatatatttgtaattaatttatatgGCATTAAAGTCAGGGTTATTATATGGCCATAAAAATTTTCCTTTGAAACTAAATTGAATATCCAAATATTCTCATTGAAGACGGTAGTACTAAATTAATAAAGTGGAATTTCAGAATAACATTTCATTCATCGTACTACATCcaaaacaaaactaccaaaGCCGCaaccttttaaattaaaaacaatggtACCATTCCTACGACTACCTTCATTCCTCTCCATCCATTCAAACCAAAAACAAACACACTGCATTCCTAACTACCCCCCACATTAACTAACAAActaaactaaccaaaaaaaaaaaaaaaggaaactcaATTCCACTATTTACAAGCTTTCTGCTGCATTAATCTTGAAATTTTCTCTCTGAATTTGTGGCTGATGGCCGTCAATTCCATGCATTTTTACAGAAGCGCATTGTATTAATTGGAGGGTACGTGGTAATATTTCCCTTTACACGTGCACCTGTAAACAATTGGGCAGGACTCTGCAACTGAGCACTTGAAGCTCACCATCACCCTCTTGCATGGAAAGCACGGCCCGCAAGCGTGCGAACAGTCTGGTAAGCTTGACCCCGTGGGATACACCCTCATGTCTCCTTCTTCCTTTTCTCCTTCCTGCAATATTACCCACATTCAGCTCATCAGATTTGTTTCAATTGATatgccttcaatttttttctcctttttttaaattaagcaaCAAACCTGAGGGTTCACATGACTTTGATGTCCATTGTGGGTGCCTTTTCCATGGACGCCGGATGAAGTATCTGGAAAAACATAAAGAC is drawn from Vitis riparia cultivar Riparia Gloire de Montpellier isolate 1030 chromosome 18, EGFV_Vit.rip_1.0, whole genome shotgun sequence and contains these coding sequences:
- the LOC117907575 gene encoding protein EPIDERMAL PATTERNING FACTOR 2-like — translated: MKNSSSLVPHTSFLLVTLFLLLTLGKGLRFTHHHYTSSGVHGKGTHNGHQSHVNPQEGEKEEGDMRVYPTGSSLPDCSHACGPCFPCKRVMVSFKCSVAESCPIVYRCTCKGKYYHVPSN